From Paenibacillus sp. GP183, one genomic window encodes:
- a CDS encoding IS1182 family transposase, translating into MLQQQQSMTLSPYIELYNLIIHEDNMLRQINELVDFSFVYEELKERYSMDNGRNAIDPIRMFKYLLLKAIFELSDIDIVERSRYDMSFKYFLHMAPEEPVIDSSSLTKFRKLRLKDLNLLDMLINKTVEIAIEKGIIQSKAIIVDATHTKARFNQKSPREILQDRSRKLRKAIYKVDESLKTKFPSKNTSDILEDEIAYCQKLIDVIEAEGGVCALPKIKEPLNLLKETVADDLEQLRISEDQDARVGHKTADSSFFGYKTHLAMTEERIITAAIVTTGEKNDGKQLQALIEKSKAAGMEVQTVIGDTAYSERENIKYSDDNDIELVAKLNPQITQGARKKEEEFQFNKDAGMYVCKAGQMAIRKARQGKKGVGANQVDTYYFNVNQCKSCPFKEGCYKDGAKSKTYSVSIKSDEHTQQKAFQESVYFKEKAKERYKIEAKNSELKHRHGYDVAISSGLLGMELQGAMAIFTVNLKRILKLMK; encoded by the coding sequence ATGCTTCAACAACAACAATCAATGACTTTAAGTCCTTATATAGAACTCTATAACTTAATTATTCATGAGGATAATATGTTGCGTCAGATCAACGAACTGGTTGACTTCTCCTTTGTTTATGAAGAGTTGAAAGAACGTTACAGTATGGATAACGGCCGAAATGCAATCGACCCGATTCGAATGTTTAAATACTTGCTCTTGAAGGCGATCTTTGAGCTGTCTGACATTGACATTGTCGAGCGATCAAGGTATGACATGTCCTTCAAGTATTTTCTCCACATGGCGCCGGAAGAGCCAGTCATTGATTCCAGTTCGTTAACGAAGTTTCGAAAGCTACGGCTAAAGGACCTGAACCTGCTCGACATGCTGATTAACAAAACGGTAGAAATCGCAATTGAAAAGGGCATTATCCAAAGCAAAGCGATTATCGTCGATGCGACGCATACAAAAGCCCGTTTCAATCAGAAGTCTCCTCGAGAGATTCTGCAGGACCGTTCCCGGAAATTGAGAAAGGCCATCTACAAGGTCGATGAATCCTTGAAAACCAAGTTCCCGTCGAAAAATACGAGCGATATATTGGAGGATGAAATTGCTTATTGCCAGAAACTCATCGACGTAATTGAAGCAGAAGGTGGCGTCTGCGCACTGCCCAAGATAAAGGAACCGCTCAATCTGCTCAAAGAAACGGTCGCAGATGATCTGGAGCAGTTGCGAATCTCGGAAGACCAGGACGCGCGGGTAGGCCACAAGACCGCGGATTCCTCATTCTTCGGCTACAAAACGCATCTTGCCATGACCGAGGAACGGATTATTACGGCAGCCATCGTCACGACAGGCGAAAAAAATGATGGAAAGCAACTGCAGGCACTGATTGAAAAAAGTAAGGCAGCCGGCATGGAGGTTCAAACGGTAATCGGAGATACCGCCTACTCGGAAAGAGAGAACATTAAGTACAGTGACGACAACGATATTGAATTGGTCGCTAAATTAAATCCGCAGATTACACAGGGCGCTCGTAAAAAAGAAGAAGAATTTCAGTTTAATAAAGACGCAGGCATGTATGTGTGCAAGGCCGGTCAAATGGCCATTCGAAAAGCGCGGCAAGGCAAAAAGGGTGTTGGGGCAAACCAAGTTGATACATACTATTTTAATGTAAACCAATGCAAAAGTTGTCCTTTCAAGGAAGGGTGCTACAAGGATGGAGCGAAAAGCAAAACGTACTCGGTGAGCATTAAGTCCGACGAGCATACCCAACAAAAAGCATTCCAGGAAAGCGTGTACTTCAAAGAAAAAGCGAAGGAACGCTACAAAATTGAGGCAAAGAACAGCGAACTCAAACACAGGCACGGGTATGATGTGGCCATATCCTCGGGTCTATTAGGCATGGAACTTCAAGGCGCAATGGCCATATTCACGGTCAATCTGAAGCGAATATTGAAGCTGATGAAGTAA
- the rsmD gene encoding 16S rRNA (guanine(966)-N(2))-methyltransferase RsmD yields the protein MRVISGSARGRTLKAVPGMTTRPTTDKVKEAVFSMIGPYFEGGLVLDLFAGTGGLGIEALSRGMDKGIFIDIEKKSVGTVQHNVAAAGFTDKAEIYRNDAGRALKLLSKRGLQFDLVFLDPPYKMKVIAELITGMEEQALLKPNAWIIVEHDAEDDLAVTIGALQLKKRAEYGETAITIYERVE from the coding sequence ATGAGAGTCATTTCAGGAAGTGCAAGAGGCAGAACTTTGAAAGCGGTCCCCGGAATGACTACACGTCCGACAACGGACAAGGTGAAGGAAGCGGTATTCAGCATGATCGGGCCTTATTTCGAAGGCGGACTGGTGCTGGATTTATTTGCAGGGACCGGCGGTCTTGGGATTGAAGCGCTGAGCCGCGGCATGGATAAGGGCATTTTTATCGATATCGAGAAAAAAAGTGTGGGTACGGTGCAGCATAATGTGGCAGCAGCCGGATTTACAGATAAAGCCGAGATTTATCGCAACGATGCTGGACGTGCCTTAAAGCTGCTCAGTAAAAGAGGATTGCAGTTCGATCTGGTTTTTCTGGATCCGCCCTATAAGATGAAGGTCATTGCGGAATTGATCACCGGCATGGAAGAACAAGCGCTGCTCAAGCCAAATGCATGGATCATCGTCGAGCATGATGCAGAAGATGATCTCGCGGTCACGATTGGTGCTCTTCAATTGAAAAAAAGAGCGGAATACGGAGAGACCGCCATTACGATTTATGAGCGAGTGGAATAA
- the coaD gene encoding pantetheine-phosphate adenylyltransferase translates to MNNLKHGITVAVYPGSFDPVTNGHLDIIHRAAKVFDKLIVAVLNNTSKNPLFSLEERMELIKKVTRDLPNVEVDGFRDLLINYLKSKNVRLVVRGLRAVSDFEYELQMASTNQKLDENVETFFMTSTPKYSYLSSSIVKEIARFHGPVTDLVSPEVEEALRLKFPKTIT, encoded by the coding sequence ATGAACAACTTAAAACATGGCATTACCGTAGCCGTCTATCCCGGCAGTTTTGATCCGGTTACGAATGGGCATCTGGACATCATTCACAGAGCGGCCAAGGTGTTCGACAAACTGATCGTAGCTGTATTGAACAACACATCCAAGAATCCACTATTCTCGCTGGAAGAACGCATGGAGCTCATCAAGAAAGTAACGAGGGACCTGCCTAATGTAGAGGTGGATGGGTTTCGGGATTTGCTGATCAATTATTTAAAATCCAAAAATGTTCGTTTGGTCGTCAGAGGGTTAAGAGCGGTTTCGGATTTTGAGTATGAATTGCAAATGGCGTCGACGAATCAGAAGCTGGACGAAAATGTCGAGACTTTTTTTATGACCTCTACGCCGAAATATTCGTATTTAAGCTCCAGCATCGTAAAGGAAATCGCCAGGTTCCACGGACCTGTAACGGATTTGGTTTCTCCCGAGGTGGAAGAGGCATTGAGACTAAAGTTTCCAAAAACAATCACTTAA